A stretch of the Sphingosinithalassobacter tenebrarum genome encodes the following:
- a CDS encoding XrtA/PEP-CTERM system amidotransferase: MCGIAGLYYPRTPKPVDPARIAAMSDAQAHRGPDGSGVWTQAGVGLGHRRLSIIDLATGSQPMATPDGGVVTVFNGEIYNFMEVRAELEALGASFETHSDTEVLLHGWRAWGPDMLRRLNGMFAFAVYDVAARSLFLARDRFGVKPLHYAELSDGAVAFGSELKSLLAHPLVRRAADFHAVEDYLGLGYVPDDACIVAGVKKLPAGHFLLLERGKPVPQPRKWFDLDFSHRAKGKPADLEAELIEHMREAVRSRMIADVPLGAFLSGGVDSSAVVALMAEASKAAVKTCTIGFDEAGYDETAHAKLIAERFATRHNTRTVAADDFALIDTLVGAFDEPFADASALPTYRVCQLARETVTVALSGDGADESFAGYRRYRFHAAEERVRGLVPENLRGPIFGTLGRLYPKADWAPRPFRAKTTLLALAEGGEFAYPKSVGVTRPELRGALYTDGARRALDGHFAEKRYIDTMRQAPARDGLDRAQYADFRHWLPGDILTKIDRTSMAVSLEAREPLLDYRLVQFAATLPPSLRIRAGQGKWLMKKALEPWLPKEILYRPKMGFVTPVSAWFRKALAEEAAALPKSRFLAQTGWFDLKAIERIAADHRAGRAEHGRTLWQLLMLERSMTRLFG; encoded by the coding sequence ATGTGCGGCATAGCCGGCCTCTATTATCCCCGGACGCCCAAGCCGGTCGATCCCGCCCGCATCGCCGCGATGAGCGACGCGCAGGCGCATCGCGGGCCGGACGGATCGGGCGTGTGGACGCAGGCTGGTGTGGGCCTGGGCCATCGCCGCCTGTCGATCATCGATCTCGCCACCGGATCGCAGCCGATGGCGACGCCCGATGGCGGCGTCGTCACTGTGTTCAACGGCGAAATCTACAACTTCATGGAAGTCCGCGCCGAACTCGAAGCGCTCGGCGCCAGCTTCGAAACGCATAGCGACACCGAGGTGCTGCTCCACGGCTGGCGCGCCTGGGGGCCGGACATGCTGCGGCGGCTGAACGGCATGTTCGCCTTCGCGGTTTACGATGTCGCCGCACGCAGCCTGTTCCTTGCGCGCGACCGGTTCGGCGTGAAACCGCTCCACTATGCCGAACTTTCCGACGGCGCCGTCGCCTTCGGATCGGAGCTCAAGAGCCTGCTCGCGCATCCGCTCGTCCGCCGCGCTGCCGATTTCCACGCGGTCGAGGATTATCTCGGCCTTGGCTATGTCCCCGACGATGCCTGCATCGTCGCAGGCGTCAAGAAGCTCCCGGCCGGACATTTCCTGCTGCTCGAACGCGGCAAGCCGGTGCCGCAGCCGCGCAAATGGTTCGATCTGGATTTCTCGCACCGCGCCAAGGGCAAGCCCGCCGATCTCGAAGCCGAACTGATCGAGCATATGCGCGAGGCGGTGCGTTCGCGGATGATCGCCGATGTGCCGCTCGGCGCCTTCCTGTCGGGCGGGGTCGACAGTTCGGCGGTGGTGGCGCTGATGGCCGAAGCGAGCAAGGCGGCGGTCAAGACCTGCACCATCGGCTTCGACGAAGCAGGCTATGACGAAACCGCACATGCGAAGCTGATCGCCGAACGCTTCGCCACGCGCCACAACACCCGAACCGTCGCCGCCGACGATTTCGCGCTCATCGACACACTCGTCGGCGCGTTCGACGAGCCCTTTGCCGATGCTTCGGCGCTGCCCACCTATCGTGTCTGCCAGCTTGCGCGCGAAACGGTGACGGTGGCGCTGTCTGGCGACGGCGCCGACGAGAGCTTCGCCGGATACCGCCGCTATCGCTTCCACGCGGCCGAGGAGCGGGTGCGCGGCCTGGTGCCCGAAAATCTGCGCGGGCCGATCTTCGGCACGCTCGGGCGGCTCTATCCCAAGGCGGACTGGGCGCCGCGCCCGTTCCGCGCCAAGACGACGTTGCTCGCACTCGCCGAGGGCGGCGAATTCGCCTATCCCAAGTCCGTCGGCGTCACCCGCCCCGAATTGCGCGGCGCGCTTTACACTGACGGCGCGCGCCGCGCGCTCGACGGGCATTTTGCCGAGAAACGCTATATCGACACGATGCGGCAGGCGCCCGCGCGCGACGGGCTCGATCGCGCGCAATATGCCGATTTCCGCCACTGGCTGCCCGGCGACATCCTGACCAAGATCGACCGGACGAGCATGGCCGTCAGCCTTGAGGCGCGCGAGCCGTTGCTCGACTATCGGCTGGTGCAGTTCGCCGCGACGCTGCCGCCTTCGCTGCGCATCCGCGCGGGGCAGGGCAAGTGGCTGATGAAGAAGGCGCTCGAACCCTGGCTGCCCAAGGAAATCCTCTACCGGCCGAAAATGGGGTTCGTCACGCCGGTTTCCGCCTGGTTCCGCAAGGCGCTTGCCGAAGAGGCGGCGGCGCTGCCCAAATCGCGGTTCCTTGCGCAGACCGGCTGGTTCGATCTGAAGGCAATCGAACGCATCGCCGCCGACCACCGCGCCGGCCGCGCCGAGCACGGCCGCACGTTATGGCAGCTGCTGATGCTCGAACGCAGCATGACGCGGCTGTTCGGTTAG
- the xrtA gene encoding exosortase A — protein MTVALSSGHFESAKSGFDARWRRHALVLGGVWATLLILFARDVGDLATIYWTNTTFGHCLFILPVVGWLVWQRRRELALVRPEGWLPGLALVAVGGFGWLLGEAAEVALARHLGLVLMLQGAVVTVLGPNVARALLFPIAYLLFLVPFGEGMQEPLQDLTAKMVMPLLHLAGVPAVSDGVLITTPNGYFEVAEACSGAKFVIAMLAYGTLVANVCYVAWRRRIAFMAMALIVPILANAVRAFGTIYAAWMTSVEAATGFDHIVYGWFFFALVMAAVLAIGWRWFDRDPDAPWFDPAALQSPVRRRAEAPVAGLLVLAGASLFLALGHVVDARASDLPASMTLPEIPGWERVPLSDRAAWSPHYPTADHTLHGRYRDASGATVDLAVAVYGSQHDGKELVGFGQGAIREDDRWLRVETLRPLDGGFAIRMRAPGPVERETVTWYRVGGVLTGSDSRAKLATLKAKLLGGDQTAVAVLVSAERGDGDSRAALERFVAAAGPVDALADRVASGR, from the coding sequence ATGACGGTCGCTTTATCCTCCGGCCATTTCGAGTCCGCGAAAAGCGGGTTCGACGCGCGCTGGCGGCGCCACGCGCTGGTGCTGGGCGGCGTCTGGGCGACGCTGCTCATCCTGTTCGCGCGCGATGTCGGCGATCTCGCGACGATCTACTGGACCAACACCACCTTCGGCCACTGCCTGTTCATTCTGCCGGTGGTCGGCTGGCTGGTGTGGCAGCGTCGGCGCGAGCTGGCGCTGGTCAGGCCGGAAGGATGGCTGCCCGGTCTGGCGCTTGTCGCGGTCGGCGGGTTCGGCTGGCTGCTCGGCGAAGCGGCGGAAGTCGCGCTGGCGCGGCATCTGGGCCTGGTGTTGATGCTGCAGGGGGCGGTGGTGACCGTGCTCGGCCCCAATGTGGCGCGCGCGCTGCTGTTTCCGATCGCCTATCTGCTGTTTCTCGTGCCGTTCGGCGAAGGCATGCAGGAGCCGCTGCAGGATCTTACCGCGAAGATGGTGATGCCGCTGCTGCACCTTGCGGGCGTTCCGGCGGTGAGCGACGGTGTGTTGATCACGACGCCCAACGGCTATTTCGAAGTCGCCGAGGCGTGCTCGGGGGCCAAGTTCGTGATCGCCATGCTCGCCTATGGCACGCTGGTCGCCAATGTCTGCTACGTCGCATGGCGCCGCCGTATCGCGTTCATGGCGATGGCGCTGATCGTGCCGATCCTGGCCAATGCGGTGCGCGCTTTCGGCACGATCTATGCCGCGTGGATGACCTCGGTCGAGGCCGCCACCGGGTTCGATCATATCGTCTATGGCTGGTTCTTCTTCGCGCTCGTCATGGCGGCGGTGCTGGCGATCGGCTGGCGCTGGTTCGATCGCGATCCCGACGCGCCCTGGTTCGATCCCGCCGCGCTGCAGTCGCCCGTTCGTCGCCGCGCCGAAGCGCCCGTTGCCGGGCTGCTGGTGCTGGCGGGGGCGAGCCTGTTTCTCGCGCTCGGCCATGTCGTCGATGCGCGGGCGAGCGATCTTCCCGCAAGCATGACCTTGCCCGAAATTCCGGGGTGGGAGCGCGTTCCCTTGTCCGATCGCGCGGCATGGTCGCCTCATTATCCGACTGCCGATCACACCCTTCACGGCCGCTATCGCGATGCATCGGGTGCAACGGTCGATCTCGCCGTCGCTGTCTATGGCAGCCAGCATGACGGCAAGGAACTGGTCGGCTTCGGCCAGGGCGCGATCCGCGAGGACGATCGCTGGCTACGCGTGGAAACGCTCCGCCCGCTCGACGGCGGGTTCGCGATACGCATGCGCGCGCCCGGCCCGGTCGAGCGCGAAACCGTGACCTGGTATCGCGTCGGCGGTGTGCTGACCGGCAGCGACAGCCGCGCCAAGCTGGCGACTCTCAAGGCGAAGTTGCTCGGCGGCGACCAGACGGCAGTGGCGGTGCTGGTCTCGGCCGAACGCGGCGATGGGGACAGCCGCGCCGCGCTCGAGCGCTTCGTCGCGGCGGCGGGGCCGGTCGACGCATTGGCGGATCGAGTCGCGAGCGGCCGTTGA
- a CDS encoding TIGR03087 family PEP-CTERM/XrtA system glycosyltransferase yields the protein MGDILFLAHRIPYPPDRGDKIRGFNILKYLSRKKRVHLIAFADRSEDLKRKGGLAPFTGNRSIVWRSKPQLAAGVQSLLTHRPVSLTSFQNESLQQSVDNILARHAIDTIFVFSGQMAQYLPARPRQRVIMDFVDMDSAKFEAYAQSSKGLKSWMFAREARLLQQFERQVAARADASLFVSEAEAALFRKRTGAERVYAVENGIDTEFYDPAAQFKRIDSMGPLIVFTGQMDYRPNVEGVEWFVRTVWPHIRVSHPDVRFAIVGRNPTDAVKALGKEPGVVVTGEVADVRGWLAAASVAVAPLKIARGVQNKVLEAMAMARPVVATGDAAQGIDHGGTIRVGSSVGEMAEAIDELLSDPRKAAELGASARERMQQRYSWDARLAPLDELLGLTGRSAGRSTAAA from the coding sequence ATGGGCGACATTCTCTTTCTCGCGCACCGGATTCCCTATCCGCCCGATCGCGGCGACAAGATTCGCGGGTTCAACATCCTCAAATATCTCTCGCGCAAGAAGCGGGTGCATCTGATCGCCTTTGCCGATCGCTCGGAGGATCTGAAGCGCAAGGGCGGGCTCGCGCCCTTTACCGGCAATCGCTCGATCGTCTGGCGTTCCAAGCCGCAGCTTGCGGCCGGGGTGCAGTCGCTGCTGACGCATCGGCCGGTATCGCTGACGTCCTTCCAGAATGAATCGCTGCAGCAATCGGTGGACAACATCCTTGCCCGGCATGCGATCGACACGATCTTCGTCTTTTCCGGCCAGATGGCGCAATATCTGCCCGCGCGCCCGCGCCAGCGTGTCATCATGGATTTCGTCGACATGGATTCGGCGAAGTTCGAAGCCTATGCGCAAAGCTCGAAGGGGCTGAAAAGCTGGATGTTCGCGCGCGAGGCGCGGCTGCTCCAGCAATTCGAACGTCAGGTCGCGGCGCGCGCCGACGCCAGCCTGTTCGTCAGCGAGGCCGAAGCGGCCTTGTTCCGCAAGCGCACCGGCGCCGAGCGGGTATATGCCGTGGAAAACGGCATCGACACCGAATTTTACGATCCCGCCGCGCAGTTCAAGCGGATCGACTCGATGGGGCCGTTGATCGTCTTCACCGGCCAGATGGACTATCGCCCCAATGTCGAAGGCGTGGAGTGGTTCGTCCGCACCGTCTGGCCGCATATCCGCGTGTCGCACCCCGATGTGCGGTTCGCGATTGTCGGCCGCAATCCCACCGATGCGGTCAAGGCGCTGGGCAAGGAGCCGGGCGTCGTCGTGACCGGCGAAGTCGCGGACGTTCGCGGCTGGCTGGCCGCCGCCTCGGTCGCGGTCGCGCCGCTCAAGATCGCGCGCGGCGTGCAGAACAAGGTGCTCGAGGCGATGGCGATGGCACGGCCCGTGGTCGCGACGGGCGATGCCGCGCAGGGCATCGATCATGGCGGCACGATCCGTGTCGGATCGAGCGTCGGCGAAATGGCGGAAGCGATCGACGAACTCCTTTCCGATCCACGCAAGGCCGCCGAACTGGGCGCTTCGGCACGCGAGCGGATGCAGCAACGCTATAGCTGGGACGCCCGGCTGGCCCCGCTCGACGAGCTGCTCGGGCTGACGGGCCGCTCCGCGGGCCGTTCGACGGCGGCGGCATGA